The Sorangiineae bacterium MSr11954 DNA segment CCACTCGCCGACGCTGGGCAGGTTCCCCGTGTTGTACGGCTGGCCGCCGTTGACGTCGTAGGCGCTGGCGTTGGTGGGGCCCGTGGACACGAAGTCCCACGCGCCGCCGAAGTACAGATCGAGCGCCTTGAGGCCCGAGGTGAACATGATGCGGTCGACGGTGCTGTGGTAGTCCGCGTCGATGTTGTCGCCGGAGTTCCACAGCATGCCCAAGCCCCAGTGGTGCGGCATGCGGCCGAAACGAAGCTGGCCGACGGGGGTCATGTACTCGCCCCACACCCGCTTCACGTCGACGGAGTTGCGGTAGCTGTTCACGCCCGCCGTGGGCGGTCCTTGGGTGGTGGAGAAGAACCCGAGGGGCGCGTAGGGATTGTTGCCGGCGCCGGACGGACGCATCACATACGCGTCGGGGGTGGAGCCCAGGACCAGATTGTCGAGCATGTCGATCTGCGACATGATCCGCAGGTTGTCCGAGATGTGGAGCTCGGGGTTGATGCGGAACCGCATGTTGGCGGTCGACTGCGTTTTGTCCTGGCAGGGCTCCGGGTTGTTCAAGTCGGAGCCGCAGAGTCGCAGGTCGTGCTGCTGCTGCAGGCCGTTGTAGCTGTTGTCGATCGGCTGCGGCCAAAGGCCCGTCCCCGGGGGATCGTGGCGGCCCAGCGACATATTGTGAAAGAGCTCGCCGCGCGTTCGGAAGTAACCGTGCAGTTCCAGCACCGGGCGGATGCGGCCCCACCAGTCCTCGCTGTACACGTCCTGCGGGCGCGAGCCCACCAAGCCATCTTGCGTGGGGCGCTGCTTGCCCTGATCCGCCAGCTCGCGCTGATCGCTCGCCGGGTCCACGTTCGATCCGGCGCTCGAACCGGGGAAGCTGGACGAGCTCGAGCTCGAGCTCGAGGAGGAGGGAGCGCTGGGGTCGGGTTGGGGAAGGAGGCTCCCGCGCGTGGGCGCGGTGCCCGGTTTTCCAGCTTCGGTGCTCGAGGGAGCCGTGGGAGCGTTCTTATCGTCGCTCTGCGCGTGCGCGCGGGTCGCTGTCGTCGCCGTCAAACCGAGGAGGCTCGAGAGCACGAAAGCAAAAGGCAAAGACCGGGATCGCGGGGAACGCGCGTAACCAAGCATCGTAGGTGGGCCTTGTAACACGCTTGGTTCCACCAGGTGCAGCAGGAAAACGGCTACCACTCTTCGGCTAGGAAGCCTTCGATCTCCGAGCGCAAGTCCACCAGTGCTTGGCGCATCTTATTCCCGGTCAGGTCGATTTCGAATGAGATGGGCGGGGCGGGTGCGACGGGTGCTCCCGATGCGACGGGTGCTGCCGGTGCTCCCGGTGCGGCGGGTGCTGCCGGTGCGACGGGTGCGACGGGCGACACAGTCGAGACGGTGGAGACGCCGGCGTGCTCCAACGATTCCGCCGAGGCGACCGCCAGAGGCTCCTGCCGCGCGGTTGCGAGCTGCTTCTTTGCGCCCGCAATGGTGAAGCCTTCTTTGTAAAGAAGGTCGCGAATGCGCAGCAAGTTCTCGAGATCGCGCCGCGAATAGACGCGCTGACCCTTCGCGCTCTTGGTGGGGCGAATGGTTCGAAACTCGCGCTCCCAGTAGCGGAGCACGTGCGACTCCACGCCGACGATGGCCGCGACCTCGCCAATGCGAAAATAGAGCTTCGATGATTCGATTCCAGCGAGCTCCGCGAGCGGCCGTGGCGCTTCGAGCGATGGCGGCGGGCGGGGGACGAGCGCCACGAGCGGTTACTCGTTGGTGGCGCTCGGGCCTGCGTCCGCGGTGCCCGCTTTACCCGAGGTACCCGAGCTGCTCGCGCTCGCTGGAGGTACAGGCGGCGTAGCGGCCGCGACATCGGCGCCGAGGGTTCCATTAATCGGCGCCGGTGCAGGTGCCGCCGCGGGAACCCGGCTGCTCCCGTCGGACGAACCAGGCGGGGCGGGCGGCGGGATCGACGTGCTGCCATCCGCGCGCGCGCGCGGACTATTGGTGCCGCTGGTGCCGCCGATGGACGCTGCGCCGTCGCGCGGGCTGACGCCGCTCGAGTTCAGCGCCTGCTTCAGGATCTGGCTCGCCTTGAAGGTGAGCACGCGGCGCTCGCTGATCTTGATCGGGTCTCCGGTCTGTGGGTTGCGGCCGGGCCGCTGCCTTTTGTCCCGCAGAACAAAGTTGCCGAAGCCGCTGATCTTGATCTTCTCGCCGCGGCCAAGGGTCTCCTTCATCATCTCGAAGACCAAATCGACGACATCCGCCGACTCTTTCTTGGAGAAGCCGCCTATCGCGTACACCGCCTGGACGATCTCAGCCTTCGTCATGATCGTCTCCACCCCCTGTCAGCACCTACCTCACTCGCCTTCTGGACGGGGCTAGCGTGCCCCAATCCAAAGGATAGTAAACGGCTTTCTTCGATAAGCGCTACCGGAAAACTCGCGCCTGGGGAAAATGGTTCAGCTCGGAACGCCGTTACTCGGGGATGGCTGCGTCCGCTGCGCTGGCAGCGAACTCACGCATGCTATCCGGGGCTTGCGCAAGAGCTGGCGCTTCGGCGGCCGCCTTGCGGCGCGCCATCTGTTCGCTGGCCACCAGG contains these protein-coding regions:
- a CDS encoding MerR family transcriptional regulator; the encoded protein is MALVPRPPPSLEAPRPLAELAGIESSKLYFRIGEVAAIVGVESHVLRYWEREFRTIRPTKSAKGQRVYSRRDLENLLRIRDLLYKEGFTIAGAKKQLATARQEPLAVASAESLEHAGVSTVSTVSPVAPVAPAAPAAPGAPAAPVASGAPVAPAPPISFEIDLTGNKMRQALVDLRSEIEGFLAEEW
- a CDS encoding TIGR04551 family protein, with protein sequence MTATTATRAHAQSDDKNAPTAPSSTEAGKPGTAPTRGSLLPQPDPSAPSSSSSSSSSSSFPGSSAGSNVDPASDQRELADQGKQRPTQDGLVGSRPQDVYSEDWWGRIRPVLELHGYFRTRGELFHNMSLGRHDPPGTGLWPQPIDNSYNGLQQQHDLRLCGSDLNNPEPCQDKTQSTANMRFRINPELHISDNLRIMSQIDMLDNLVLGSTPDAYVMRPSGAGNNPYAPLGFFSTTQGPPTAGVNSYRNSVDVKRVWGEYMTPVGQLRFGRMPHHWGLGMLWNSGDNIDADYHSTVDRIMFTSGLKALDLYFGGAWDFVSTGPTNASAYDVNGGQPYNTGNLPSVGEWALFVARRTNPELQRLQLSRNQVVINGGLYALYRNQYLDIPVTQTPWTFFRGAQGAVNPNNGLERRGAEMLIPDLWVQILFKKFRFEAEFASMYGSIDRTANQNTSGTGANVEATKIRMWGLATQTEFKAVEDKLRMQFGFGWASGDPWQQSLQPTGNGLNELNGRGPVSTFRFNPAYNVDLILHRRILSRVQGTYYFRPSVEYDFLRNPGGQKFGGSVAAIWSRASQPVQAPGHKADLGLELDLSLYYQAKDGSLNDDPDKLGGFFAMLQYGVFFPMGGLDHLPNEPATLGGDFGTSSAHTVRLFLGIAY